A genomic window from Triticum urartu cultivar G1812 chromosome 7, Tu2.1, whole genome shotgun sequence includes:
- the LOC125524210 gene encoding uncharacterized protein LOC125524210 gives MGEAGKEIMVDALPPEVVDLEQEGKVDVRTEAHAVVQDVLVSEAPEVPEPEVKSEEVVVRDTTKVHPAHQPETKADEVLVRDTDTAVVVQEMEAKGEVSRSREAAGAQTTEAGYFCCWWYGGRKWRSLLVQRDRWSMMIALRIVIRLLRGEGNFMLTVLTSRWSQGHWQGKQLLLSNLPSLPKTTMLPLIPEGSN, from the exons ATGGGCGAGGCCGGGAAGGAGATCATGGTTGATGCTTTACCGCCTGAAGTTGTTGACCTGGAACAAGAGGGTAAGGTGGATGTGAGAACGGAAGCGCACGCCGTGGTGCAGGATGTCTTGGTGTCCGAAGCACCTGAGGTGCCGGAACCAGAGGTGAAGAGCGAGGAGGTGGTGGTCCGGGACACAACCAAGGTGCATCCTGCGCATCAACCAGAGACGAAGGCCGATGAGGTGCTGGTCAGGGATACGGACACAGCTGTTGTGGTGCAGGAAATGGAAGCAAAGGGTGAGGTGTCACGGTCTCGTGAGGCAGCTGGTGCGCAGACTACAGAG GCGGGCTACTTTTGTTGCTGGTGGTACGGGGGCAGGAAGTGGCGGTCTTTGCTGGTTCAGAGAGATAGATGGAG TATGATGATTGCATTAAGGATTGTGATACGGTTGTTGAGAGGGGAAGGGAACTTCATGCTAACTGTGCTAACTTCAAGATGGTCTCAAGGGCACTGGCAAGGAAAGCAACTGCTCTTGTCAAACTTGCCAAGTCTTCCAAAGACTACGATGTTGCCATTGATTCCAGAAGGCTCTAACTGA
- the LOC125522973 gene encoding uncharacterized protein LOC125522973, with protein MSLRQDADGHSSCAVQSLGHNGPATGNTTIRVGWKRRPRGSRAPDEMAVVVDRVSPLEAAIRGFAGRGTEVVVNPALGTIFDSLVEAYEFYNLYSWEVRFGIRYGKSRQNVNGTKCMQEIVCGCAGKPERENSCDM; from the exons ATGAGTCTGCGACAAGACGCCGACGGTCATTCAAGCTGCGCCGTGCAGTCCTTAGGCCACAACGGTCCGGCTACGGGCAACACCACCATCCGCGTTGGCTGGAAGCGCAG GCCAAGAGGTTCTCGTGCGCCAGACGAGATGGCTGTAGTAGTTGATCGCGTTTCGCCGCTTGAAGCTGCCATTCGAGGATTCGCTGGTAGGGGGACTGAGGTGGTGGTCAACCCGGCGCTTGGCACAATTTTTGATTCGCTGGTAGAGGCGTATGAATTCTACAATCTCTATTCATGGGAGGTGCGGTTTGGGATTCGATACGGCAAAAGCAGGCAAAATGTCAATGGCACCAAATGTATGCAAGAGATTGTGTGTGGCTGCGCT GGCAAACCAGAGAGGGAGAACAGTTGTGACATGTGA